From the Manis javanica isolate MJ-LG chromosome 13, MJ_LKY, whole genome shotgun sequence genome, one window contains:
- the S1PR5 gene encoding sphingosine 1-phosphate receptor 5 yields MESGLLRPAPVSEVIVLHYNYTGKLRGARYQPGAGLRADAVVCLAVCALIVLENLAVLFVLGRHPRFHAPMFLLLGSLTLSDLLAGAAYAANILLSGPLTLRLSPALWFAREGGVFVALSASVLSLLAIALERRLTMARRGPAPAAGRGRTLALAAAAWGVSLLLGLLPAMGWNCLGRLDTCSTVLPLYAKAYVLFCVLAFLGILAAICALYARIYCQVRANAQRLRVRPAAGGGSSTRARRTPRSLALLRTLSVVLLAFVACWGPLFLLLLLDVACPARACPVLLQADPFLGLAMANSLLNPIIYTLTNHDLRHALLRLFCCGRRPCGRGSGASLRSGSEAGASDGLNRWLPPGLDGSSSRSERSSPQRDGLDTSGSTCGPGMPTAARILVPAAVAD; encoded by the coding sequence ATGGAGTCGGGGCTGCTGAGGCCAGCGCCAGTGAGCGAGGTCATCGTCCTGCATTACAACTACACCGGCAAGCTCCGCGGTGCGCGTTACCAGCCTGGAGCAGGGCTGCGCGCCGACGCCGTCGTGTGCCTGGCAGTGTGCGCACTCATCGTGCTGGAGAACTTGGCGGTACTGTTCGTGCTAGGGCGCCACCCGCGCTTCCATGCGCCCATGTTCCTGCTCCTGGGCAGCCTCACGTTGTCCGACCTGCTGGCCGGCGCGGCCTACGCAGCCAACATCCTGCTGTCGGGACCGCTCACGCTGCGCCTGTCGCCAGCGCTCTGGTTCGCACGTGAGGGTGGCGTCTTCGTGGCGCTCTCCGCGTCGGTGCTGAGCCTCCTGGCCATCGCGCTTGAGCGCCGACTCACCATGGCGCGCCGGGGACCTGCACCGGCTGCCGGTCGGGGTCGCACGCTGGCGCTGGCAGCCGCCGCCTGGGGGGTATCGCTGCTCCTCGGGCTACTGCCCGCGATGGGCTGGAATTGTCTGGGCCGTCTAGACACCTGCTCCACCGTCCTGCCGCTCTACGCCAAGGCCTACGTGCTTTTCTGCGTGCTGGCCTTCCTGGGCATCCTGGCTGCCATCTGTGCACTATACGCGCGCATCTACTGCCAGGTGCGCGCCAACGCGCAACGCCTTCGGGTCCGCCCTGCGGCTGGCGGGGGCTCCTCCACCCGCGCGCGCCGCACGCCTCGCTCACTGGCGCTGTTGCGCACGCTCAGCGTGGTGCTCCTGGCCTTCGTGGCGTGTTGGGGCCCCCTCTTCTTGCTGCTTTTGCTCGACGTGGCGTGCCCAGCGCGCGCCTGCCCCGTGCTCCTGCAGGCCGACCCCTTCCTGGGCCTGGCCATGGCCAATTCGCTTCTGAACCCCATCATCTACACGCTCACCAACCATGACCTGCGCCACGCGCTCCTGCGCCTCTTCTGCTGCGGCCGTCGCCCCTGCGGCCGAGGCTCGGGCGCCTCCCTGCGGTCTGGGAGCGAGGCTGGGGCTTCGGACGGCCTGAACCGCTGGCTGCCACCCGGCCTGGACGGCAGCTCCAGCCGCTCCGAGCGCTCGTCGCCCCAGAGGGATGGACTAGACACCAGCGGCTCCACGTGCGGCCCCGGCATGCCCACAGCTGCCCGGATCCTGGTACCCGCTGCGGTCGCGGACTGA
- the KEAP1 gene encoding kelch-like ECH-associated protein 1 yields the protein MQPEPRPSGAGAHTRFLPLMSQRPEGVGDTVMYASTECKAEVTPSQHGNRTFSYTLEDHTKQAFGIMNELRLSQQLCDVTLQVKYKDAPAAQFMAHKVVLASSSPVFKAMFTNGLREQGMEVVSIEGIHPKVMERLIEFAYTASISMGEKCVLHVMNGAIMYQIDSVVRACSDFLVQQLDPSNAIGIANFAEQIGCAELHQRAREYIYMHFGEVAKQEEFFNLSHCQLVTLISRDDLNVRCESEVFHACINWVKYDCEQRRFYVQALLRAVRCHSLTPHFLQMQLQKCEILQSDSRCKDYLVKIFQELTLHKPTQVMPCRAPKVGRLIYTAGGYFRQSLSFLEAYNPSDGTWLRLADLQVPRSGLAGCVVGGLLYAVGGRNNSPDGNTDSSALDCYNPMTNQWSPCAPMSVPRNRIGVGVIDGHIYAVGGSHGCIHHNSVERYEPERDEWHLVAPMLTRRIGVGVAVLNRLLYAIGGFDGTNRLNSAECYYPERNEWRMITPMNTIRSGAGVCVLHNCIYAAGGYDGQDQLNSVERYDVETEMWTFIAPMKHRRSALGITVHQGRIYVLGGYDGHTFLDSVECYDPDTDTWSEVTRMTSGRSGVGVAVTMEPCRKQIDQQNCTC from the exons ATGCAGCCGGAACCCAGGCCTAGTGGGGCTGGGGCCCACACCCGATTCCTGCCCCTGATGTCACAACGCCCCGAGGGGGTAGGGGACACAGTGATGTACGCCTCTACTGAGTGCAAGGCTGAGGTGACGCCTTCCCAGCATGGCAACCGCACCTTCAGCTACACGCTGGAGGACCACACCAAGCAGGCCTTTGGCATCATGAATGAGCTGCGGCTCAGCCAGCAGCTATGTGATGTCACACTGCAGGTCAAATACAAGGACGCGCCGGCTGCGCAGTTCATGGCTCACAAGGTGGTGCTGGCTTCATCCAGTCCTGTCTTCAAAGCCATGTTCACCAATGGGCTGCGGGAGCAGGGCATGGAGGTGGTGTCAATCGAGGGCATCCACCCCAAGGTCATGGAGCGCCTCATCGAGTTCGCCTACACAGCCTCCATTTCCATGGGTGAGAAGTGTGTGCTCCACGTGATGAACGGCGCCATCATGTATCAGATTGACAGTGTCGTCCGTGCCTGCAGTGACTTCCTGGTGCAGCAACTGGACCCCAGCAATGCCATTGGCATCGCCAACTTCGCCGAGCAGATCGGCTGTGCTGAGCTGCACCAGCGTGCCCGCGAATACATCTACATGCACTTTGGGGAG GTGGCCAAGCAAGAGGAGTTCTTCAACCTTTCCCACTGCCAGCTGGTGACCCTCATCAGCCGGGATGACCTGAATGTGCGCTGCGAGTCTGAGGTCTTCCATGCTTGTATCAACTGGGTCAAATACGACTGTGAGCAGCGACGCTTCTACGTGCAGGCGCTGCTGCGGGCTGTGCGCTGCCACTCGCTCACGCCCCACTTCCTGCAGATGCAGCTGCAGAAGTGCGAGATCTTGCAGTCGGACTCGCGCTGCAAGGATTACCTGGTCAAGATCTTCCAGGAACTTACGCTGCACAAGCCCACACAGGTGATGCCATGCCGGGCACCCAAGGTGGGCCGGCTCATCTACACCGCTGGTGGCTACTTCCGCCAGTCGCTCAGCTTCCTGGAGGCCTACAACCCCAGTGATGGCACGTGGCTCCGGCTGGCGGACCTGCAGGTGCCCCGCAGTGGCCTGGCAGGCTGTGTGGTGGGTGGGCTGCTGTATGCCGTGGGCGGCCGGAACAACTCACCTGACGGCAACACCGACTCCAGCGCCCTGGACTGCTATAACCCCATGACCAACCAGTGGTCGCCCTGCGCCCCCATGAGTGTACCGCGCAATCGAATTGGGGTTGGGGTCATCGATGGGCACATCTACGCTGTTGGTGGCTCCCACGGCTGCATCCATCACAACAGTGTGGAAAG GTATGAGCCTGAGCGGGACGAGTGGCACTTGGTGGCCCCAATGCTGACTCGAAGGATCGGGGTGGGAGTGGCTGTCCTCAACCGCTTGCTCTATGCCATTGGGGGCTTTGATGGAACAAACCGCCTCAACTCAGCCGAGTGTTACTACCCAGAGAGAAATGAGTGGCGAATGATTACACCCATGAACACCATCCGAagtggggcag GAGTCTGCGTCCTGCACAACTGTATCTATGCTGCGGGGGGCTACGATGGTCAGGACCAGCTGAATAGTGTGGAGCGCTACGATGTGGAGACAGAAATGTGGACTTTCATAGCCCCCATGAAGCATCGGCGAAGTGCCCTGGGGATTACTGTGCACCAGGGAAGGATCTACGTTCTCG GAGGCTATGATGGTCACACGTTCCTGGACAGTGTAGAGTGTTACGACCCAGACACAGACACCTGGAGTGAGGTGACCAGAATGACATCTGGCCGGAGCGGGGTGGGCGTTGCTGTCACCATGGAACCCTGCCGGAAGCAGATCGACCAGCAGAACTGTACCTGTTGA